From Sediminispirochaeta bajacaliforniensis DSM 16054, a single genomic window includes:
- a CDS encoding CPBP family intramembrane glutamic endopeptidase: MQKRSTILTLLTILVGIIILVLAQLIAGFAYTIPLPDWATSLLFTLIYITLAWLSVRIYSAKILKVSLAECYIRKPHHYLRWLICAFLLPFLVTLALLCIKGDFIVNTMSMTQKYTILLSSIFTVGFGAGIGEEMIFRGLIMSTVERKWGKKAAILIPSVLFGVLHVFNGKLGCMDFLFLIISGSLVGIMFSLIVYDSGSIFASATVHGIWNIIIIGHILDIDTAYNSQAIISYRLQSHSMLLTGGKFGVESSLFATAGYIIVITITLLNSGLLHRRDT; this comes from the coding sequence TGTTCTTGCACAGCTGATAGCGGGCTTTGCATATACAATTCCGCTACCTGACTGGGCAACCTCATTGCTGTTTACGCTTATCTACATAACACTTGCATGGCTGTCCGTACGAATATACAGTGCGAAAATTCTGAAGGTGTCATTAGCGGAATGTTATATCAGAAAACCACATCATTATCTGCGTTGGCTTATCTGTGCTTTTCTGCTTCCTTTCCTGGTCACCTTGGCTTTGCTCTGTATAAAGGGTGATTTTATAGTAAATACAATGTCGATGACTCAGAAATATACCATCCTGTTGAGTTCCATCTTTACGGTTGGTTTTGGAGCCGGAATCGGTGAAGAGATGATATTCAGGGGTCTGATCATGAGTACGGTCGAGCGAAAATGGGGGAAGAAAGCCGCAATTCTTATCCCGTCTGTACTCTTCGGGGTCCTGCATGTTTTTAATGGAAAACTGGGATGTATGGATTTTCTGTTTTTGATAATATCGGGCTCGCTTGTCGGAATTATGTTTTCATTAATCGTTTACGATAGCGGCTCCATTTTCGCAAGTGCAACGGTTCACGGCATATGGAACATCATCATAATCGGGCATATTCTGGATATTGATACTGCTTATAATTCTCAAGCCATAATTTCATACAGGCTGCAGTCGCATTCAATGCTGTTGACGGGAGGAAAATTCGGAGTCGAATCCTCCCTATTTGCAACAGCAGGATACATCATAGTCATCACAATAACGTTGTTGAACTCAGGATTACTTCATCGGCGCGATACGTAA
- a CDS encoding methyl-accepting chemotaxis protein → MKLRLKLSLPIIGLSFFLYIILFFLMTMGLHQYENFALTTARQELLDGYKKELKSATEIAASLIQSIYADQERSDEEKLEAARTAVRPLRFGTDGYFYAYRAGTGENIIHGSTPANEGKSLWDLQSPDKKQYIIRDLDKAARDGDLFVDFYWSKPNHDPQEVFPKLGTALMVPGTTIWVGTGAYIDEIDSAVTKLTAYYASFAKKMTIILLIFLLAAPLVMFLLIFRRIRNVVGPITRLSDIAQRSAGTDFREIPEITARRFPDEVTVLERSFSELFSQFSKVIRNVQVAVDRSRRRGTGMNSSITTINDSLKEAQISLENLSASEKQLSAEAQANQKLSDDLEQFIAGTNHLAQMQSKDVGDASDSVRRMSSEIEVIAQSAGRYTITAQALDKAAKSGEKSIGEAVKSLELADTAAVAINEAVSMIDTIAERTNILAINASIEAAHAGEVGKGFAVVANEIRTLAKGSSDSAESVASRLNDIASAIVSSKESTKHANGTFIDIIEHSEQVLSGMESITAITHTLQTMGQQVDQALTALIDSSDKVQTSSTEAHEKILNVSHSASDLAELSINLRNTITNMEQFLNSIRSQAEEILEEGEQNSKEIGVLSDSVSQFKTAEETPSNV, encoded by the coding sequence ATGAAATTACGCTTGAAGCTTTCTCTGCCTATCATCGGTTTATCCTTTTTTCTTTACATCATATTATTTTTTCTCATGACGATGGGCCTTCATCAATACGAAAATTTCGCTCTGACAACAGCCCGGCAAGAATTACTTGACGGATATAAGAAAGAGTTAAAAAGTGCAACGGAAATTGCTGCTTCTCTTATTCAATCCATCTACGCCGATCAAGAACGATCCGATGAAGAGAAGCTGGAAGCGGCCAGAACGGCCGTGAGGCCTTTACGCTTTGGTACGGACGGTTATTTTTATGCATACCGGGCAGGAACAGGGGAAAATATCATCCACGGCTCGACACCTGCCAATGAAGGAAAATCGCTTTGGGACCTCCAATCGCCTGATAAAAAGCAGTATATCATCCGAGATTTGGACAAAGCGGCGAGAGACGGCGATCTGTTTGTGGATTTTTATTGGTCGAAACCTAACCACGACCCTCAGGAGGTTTTTCCAAAACTGGGGACAGCTCTTATGGTCCCAGGAACCACAATTTGGGTAGGGACCGGGGCTTATATCGACGAAATAGATTCTGCAGTGACAAAGTTGACCGCATATTATGCCAGTTTCGCAAAAAAAATGACCATCATTCTTTTAATTTTCCTTCTTGCGGCTCCCCTGGTAATGTTTCTTCTGATTTTCAGGCGAATACGTAACGTTGTGGGACCGATAACAAGGCTCAGCGACATTGCTCAACGTTCGGCAGGAACCGACTTTCGGGAGATCCCCGAGATAACTGCTCGACGGTTTCCAGATGAAGTTACGGTACTTGAAAGAAGTTTTTCCGAATTGTTCAGCCAATTCAGTAAGGTAATCCGAAATGTCCAGGTAGCAGTCGACCGGTCCAGGAGAAGAGGGACCGGAATGAACAGCTCCATTACAACGATCAATGACTCGCTGAAGGAAGCCCAAATATCCCTGGAAAATCTCTCGGCCTCGGAAAAACAGCTATCTGCAGAGGCGCAGGCAAACCAAAAGCTCAGTGATGATCTTGAACAATTCATTGCGGGAACGAATCACCTTGCACAGATGCAGTCGAAGGATGTAGGCGATGCTTCGGACTCGGTCCGGAGGATGAGTAGCGAGATAGAGGTTATTGCCCAAAGCGCAGGACGCTATACGATAACGGCGCAGGCCCTTGATAAGGCGGCAAAATCCGGAGAAAAAAGCATCGGTGAGGCAGTAAAGAGTCTTGAGCTTGCGGACACCGCGGCTGTAGCTATTAATGAAGCAGTTTCTATGATTGATACCATTGCCGAACGGACCAATATTTTGGCCATCAACGCCTCAATCGAAGCGGCCCATGCAGGAGAGGTTGGAAAGGGCTTTGCCGTCGTCGCCAATGAAATCAGAACCCTTGCAAAAGGATCAAGCGACAGTGCGGAAAGTGTGGCTTCCCGCCTTAATGATATTGCAAGCGCCATTGTATCCAGTAAAGAATCAACCAAGCACGCAAACGGTACCTTTATCGATATCATCGAACATTCGGAACAAGTTCTCAGCGGGATGGAATCGATTACCGCGATAACACACACGCTACAGACCATGGGGCAACAGGTTGATCAAGCCCTCACGGCCCTCATCGACAGTTCGGATAAGGTCCAAACCTCCTCTACCGAGGCCCATGAAAAGATCCTGAATGTCTCCCATTCTGCTTCCGATCTTGCCGAATTATCGATTAATCTGCGAAATACCATCACCAATATGGAACAATTCTTGAATTCCATTCGATCACAGGCAGAAGAGATCTTGGAAGAGGGGGAGCAGAATTCCAAAGAAATCGGCGTACTTTCGGATTCGGTTTCTCAGTTCAAAACCGCCGAAGAAACACCAAGCAATGTATAG